From a single Pyxidicoccus xibeiensis genomic region:
- the udk gene encoding uridine kinase, protein MASPLVVGIAGGTASGKTTVARKVREALADCRVAFIDQDSYYRDLKDLPLADRREVNFDHPDAFDTELLVQHLRELKSGKAIQKPVYDFVTSSRQPRTMRVDPGDFILIEGILVLHMKEVRDEMDVKIYVDADDDLRILRRLTRDIKDRGRDFDHVVSQYLRHVRPMHMGFVEPSKHFADIIIPHGGNNEIAIGMLVGALRAKLSGTPPTE, encoded by the coding sequence ATGGCGTCCCCCCTCGTCGTCGGCATTGCGGGTGGCACCGCGTCCGGCAAGACCACCGTGGCCCGCAAGGTCCGTGAGGCACTGGCCGACTGTCGCGTGGCCTTCATCGATCAGGACTCGTATTACCGGGACCTGAAGGACCTCCCGCTCGCCGACCGGCGCGAAGTGAACTTCGACCACCCGGACGCGTTCGACACGGAGCTGCTCGTCCAGCACCTGCGCGAGCTGAAGTCCGGCAAGGCCATCCAGAAGCCCGTCTACGACTTCGTCACGTCGTCGCGCCAGCCGCGCACCATGCGGGTGGACCCCGGGGACTTCATCCTCATCGAGGGCATCCTCGTCCTGCACATGAAGGAGGTGCGCGACGAGATGGACGTGAAGATCTACGTGGACGCGGACGACGACCTGCGCATCCTTCGCCGCCTCACCCGCGACATCAAGGACCGCGGCCGCGACTTCGACCACGTGGTGAGCCAGTACCTGCGCCACGTGCGCCCCATGCACATGGGCTTCGTGGAGCCGTCCAAGCACTTCGCGGACATCATCATCCCGCACGGCGGCAACAACGAGATAGCCATCGGCATGCTGGTGGGCGCCCTGCGCGCGAAGCTCTCCGGCACTCCGCCCACCGAGTAG
- a CDS encoding HTH domain-containing protein, which translates to MTFYEAALRVLESEGRPLHFLEITEKSIQQSLLSHVGKTPEVTMLSRLAAMARRTRDRKVIVTAKDTFALVDWSIPEDVEALAQTGVVEPHPEEDLPPLRPAERHPEPRTDNVRVAGRGSDRKRRRDEDEERGGRRKRFPPLPEVVFEILSEAEVALRTEQIIERARTKELCAEETTVEAVLTALLEDNQRRIDAGRRPQYAFNKDSGEVSLERAGAPSEAPPLELQAAFAQALGIPLESGRPLLGKPAAGAAAEPLADATLLTTLRTTLKDARRAVARGLRKRLGELDVGTFEKSVVKMMHGLGFRELKVAKRSKEGPLLTARKREGSVELRYAVRMLKGAPAIDRKSVQELRRDLGHYSAQVGLLVSAGDVRGDARTEAQANGSLVMLWCGDALGEKFLEAETAVTVTRVELYEVDEKFFEAAKLDAEEAQKRREERQREKQARGEGEESAEGTPAAATERERPREKRRREREAREARESEETTEEGAEDAETPSAGPAEARASAPAAAPSAPAQQAGEDEEGEDDDEGEDDDLEAASAFVAGAPRPEGAAGEGGAEAAAGDRKRRRRRRRGRRGRGNREAGAAAPGASPNGEAGTAAPGGEAAAPTGEATAAPATGEGGASSEAVPSTASDAAGATEATAAPATEPGAEPAIEPAIEPPQATAPVDAPPPVEEPATPAPTEPVQAGESQEVREARERRETPPPAPGSSEGGEG; encoded by the coding sequence ATGACATTCTACGAGGCCGCGCTCCGAGTGCTGGAGAGCGAAGGACGTCCCCTCCATTTTCTCGAAATCACTGAGAAGTCCATCCAACAGAGCCTGCTCTCCCACGTAGGGAAGACGCCCGAAGTGACGATGTTGTCGCGCCTTGCTGCCATGGCGCGCCGCACGCGGGATCGCAAGGTGATTGTCACGGCGAAGGACACCTTCGCCCTGGTGGACTGGTCGATTCCCGAGGACGTGGAGGCCCTGGCGCAGACGGGCGTGGTGGAGCCGCATCCGGAAGAGGACCTGCCGCCGCTGCGGCCGGCGGAGCGCCACCCTGAACCTCGCACGGACAACGTGCGGGTGGCGGGCCGTGGCAGCGACCGCAAGCGCCGCCGCGACGAGGACGAGGAGCGGGGAGGGCGCCGCAAGCGCTTCCCGCCCCTGCCGGAGGTGGTGTTCGAAATCCTCAGCGAGGCGGAAGTCGCCCTGCGCACCGAGCAGATCATCGAGCGCGCCCGCACGAAGGAGCTGTGCGCCGAGGAGACGACGGTGGAGGCGGTGCTCACCGCGCTGCTGGAGGACAACCAGCGCCGCATCGACGCGGGCCGCCGGCCGCAGTACGCCTTCAACAAGGACTCCGGCGAGGTGTCGCTGGAGCGCGCGGGCGCGCCGAGCGAGGCCCCGCCGCTGGAGCTGCAGGCCGCCTTCGCACAGGCGCTGGGCATCCCCCTGGAGTCCGGACGTCCGCTGCTGGGCAAGCCGGCCGCCGGAGCCGCCGCCGAGCCGCTGGCGGACGCCACGCTGCTCACCACGCTGCGCACGACGCTCAAGGACGCGCGCCGGGCCGTGGCGCGCGGGCTGCGCAAGCGCCTGGGCGAGCTGGACGTGGGCACGTTCGAGAAGTCCGTGGTGAAGATGATGCACGGGCTGGGCTTCCGCGAGCTGAAGGTGGCCAAGCGTTCCAAGGAAGGCCCCCTGCTCACCGCGCGCAAGCGCGAGGGCAGCGTGGAGCTGCGCTACGCGGTGCGCATGCTGAAGGGCGCGCCGGCCATCGACCGCAAGAGCGTGCAGGAGCTGCGGCGCGACCTGGGCCACTACTCCGCGCAGGTGGGCCTGCTGGTGAGCGCCGGGGACGTGCGCGGCGACGCGCGCACCGAGGCTCAGGCCAACGGCTCGCTGGTGATGCTCTGGTGCGGCGACGCGCTGGGCGAGAAGTTCCTCGAGGCAGAGACGGCCGTCACCGTCACCCGCGTGGAGCTGTACGAGGTCGACGAGAAGTTCTTCGAGGCCGCGAAGCTGGATGCCGAGGAGGCCCAGAAGCGCCGCGAGGAGCGCCAGCGCGAGAAGCAGGCGCGGGGCGAGGGGGAGGAGTCCGCCGAGGGCACCCCGGCCGCCGCCACCGAGCGTGAGCGCCCGCGCGAGAAGCGCCGCCGCGAGCGCGAGGCCCGGGAGGCTCGCGAGAGCGAGGAGACGACCGAGGAGGGGGCCGAGGACGCGGAGACCCCGTCCGCCGGCCCCGCCGAGGCCCGGGCGAGCGCACCCGCCGCCGCGCCTTCCGCGCCTGCCCAGCAGGCGGGCGAGGACGAGGAGGGCGAGGACGACGACGAGGGTGAGGACGACGACCTCGAGGCCGCCAGCGCCTTCGTGGCCGGCGCCCCCCGTCCCGAAGGGGCCGCTGGCGAGGGTGGTGCCGAGGCCGCCGCGGGTGACCGCAAGCGCCGCCGCCGCCGTCGTCGGGGCCGCCGCGGCCGTGGCAACCGTGAGGCGGGTGCCGCCGCGCCGGGAGCTTCTCCCAACGGGGAGGCGGGGACCGCCGCTCCGGGTGGAGAGGCTGCCGCTCCGACGGGTGAGGCCACCGCCGCGCCTGCCACGGGGGAGGGTGGAGCTTCTTCTGAAGCCGTGCCCTCCACGGCCTCCGACGCCGCTGGAGCCACCGAGGCCACCGCCGCTCCCGCCACGGAGCCTGGCGCCGAGCCCGCTATCGAGCCCGCCATCGAGCCTCCCCAGGCCACCGCGCCGGTCGATGCCCCTCCTCCCGTGGAGGAGCCCGCCACGCCTGCCCCCACCGAGCCCGTCCAGGCCGGCGAGTCGCAGGAGGTGCGAGAGGCCCGGGAGCGTCGGGAGACGCCTCCGCCCGCCCCGGGCTCGTCCGAAGGGGGCGAGGGCTGA
- a CDS encoding HEAT repeat domain-containing protein, which produces MKPALVLASCVVLLGACRSQAPRYPVAPVEVSGATLRDNALLGLAPEGVAELFTEALKASGRFESKAEKPPREAPRPWRLTLDVPFTREVLKDGDPRSFAEVGANLELERFGGDLPQHYEVVGLGEAPVLEDTPAGRQAAMRAALQNVLRQVTDSAVLQLAALERTDEALVQDLRADDSRIREFALRTLAERQHPAAAPLLIERLKEATDADGVRKTMGALVEMKARVAVPVLIDLARGRDVGFVQEIVFAVGEIGGPEAEAYLYTVAQGHDAPAVQAAAQQALDTLYASRRPPTAEARGPDHAD; this is translated from the coding sequence ATGAAGCCGGCCCTGGTGCTCGCCTCCTGCGTCGTCCTGCTCGGTGCCTGTCGTTCGCAGGCGCCGCGCTACCCGGTAGCGCCGGTGGAGGTCTCCGGCGCCACCCTGCGGGACAACGCCCTGCTGGGCCTCGCCCCGGAAGGGGTCGCCGAGCTGTTCACGGAGGCGCTCAAGGCCTCCGGCCGCTTCGAGTCGAAGGCGGAGAAGCCGCCTCGCGAGGCCCCCCGCCCCTGGCGCCTGACGCTGGACGTGCCCTTCACCCGTGAGGTGCTGAAGGACGGCGACCCGCGCAGCTTCGCCGAGGTGGGCGCCAACCTGGAGCTGGAGCGCTTCGGCGGGGACCTTCCCCAGCACTATGAAGTCGTGGGCCTGGGCGAGGCGCCGGTGCTGGAGGACACGCCCGCCGGGCGGCAGGCCGCCATGCGCGCGGCGCTGCAGAATGTGCTGCGCCAGGTGACGGACTCCGCGGTGCTGCAGCTCGCCGCGCTGGAGCGCACCGACGAGGCGCTCGTGCAGGACCTGCGGGCCGACGACTCGCGCATCCGCGAATTCGCACTGCGCACCCTGGCCGAGCGCCAGCACCCCGCCGCCGCGCCGCTGCTCATCGAGCGACTGAAGGAAGCCACCGACGCCGACGGCGTGCGGAAGACCATGGGCGCGCTGGTGGAGATGAAGGCGCGTGTCGCCGTGCCCGTGCTCATCGACCTGGCGCGGGGCCGCGACGTCGGCTTCGTGCAGGAAATCGTCTTCGCCGTGGGCGAGATTGGCGGCCCGGAGGCGGAGGCGTACCTCTATACGGTGGCGCAGGGACACGACGCGCCCGCCGTCCAGGCCGCGGCACAGCAGGCGCTGGACACCCTCTACGCATCACGCAGGCCCCCAACCGCGGAGGCGCGTGGCCCGGACCACGCGGACTGA
- a CDS encoding type II secretion system protein: protein MKRYFGVIVIIAGVLLAAVMSYRTASTRAREAQREADAQRIQAEYLERVGWMRTNPNDAAYRDELKPFFKTYFQQVDDHLTQFAGNKQFDGYLQELEKRAEASKDERAGDKKAFYEYTRKTFDSLREGRYSPVWTATDKGMRLDVVSSDVVMVMGKPQVRLQLALWGAQRSLKDEGKVRKMVTSATFDTVWKLTDAKGKLLGEMRGADPSMKVDHPERFVAQFPPQMVLGHYDLDLMPNEVSKMEMTINVSSRSASGGDATATYLWKLDVPSEWKLGAGESWEGATQEERPEEEIDPKSAKNE from the coding sequence GTGAAGCGCTACTTCGGAGTCATCGTCATCATCGCGGGCGTGCTGCTGGCCGCCGTCATGAGCTACCGCACCGCCAGCACCAGGGCCCGGGAGGCGCAGCGTGAAGCGGACGCGCAGCGCATCCAGGCGGAGTACCTGGAGCGCGTCGGCTGGATGCGCACCAACCCCAACGACGCGGCCTACCGCGACGAGCTGAAGCCCTTCTTCAAGACGTACTTCCAGCAGGTGGATGACCACCTGACCCAGTTCGCCGGCAACAAGCAGTTCGACGGCTACCTCCAGGAGCTGGAGAAGCGCGCCGAGGCGAGCAAGGACGAGCGCGCCGGAGACAAGAAGGCCTTCTACGAGTACACGCGCAAGACGTTCGACAGCCTGCGCGAGGGCCGCTACAGCCCGGTGTGGACGGCCACGGACAAGGGCATGCGCCTGGACGTGGTGTCCTCCGACGTGGTGATGGTGATGGGCAAGCCGCAGGTGCGGCTGCAGCTGGCGCTCTGGGGCGCGCAGCGCTCGCTCAAGGACGAGGGCAAGGTGCGCAAGATGGTGACCAGCGCCACCTTCGACACGGTGTGGAAGCTCACCGACGCGAAGGGGAAGCTGCTGGGCGAGATGCGCGGCGCCGACCCGTCCATGAAGGTGGACCACCCGGAGCGCTTCGTGGCGCAGTTCCCCCCGCAGATGGTGCTGGGGCACTACGACCTGGACCTGATGCCCAACGAGGTGTCGAAGATGGAGATGACCATCAACGTCTCCTCGCGCTCGGCCTCGGGCGGCGACGCGACGGCCACCTACCTGTGGAAGCTGGACGTGCCCTCCGAGTGGAAGCTGGGCGCCGGCGAGTCCTGGGAGGGCGCCACCCAGGAGGAGCGTCCCGAGGAGGAGATCGACCCGAAGTCGGCGAAGAACGAGTAG
- a CDS encoding alpha/beta fold hydrolase: protein MIQATGTHLFSVPLPLEEGELLGNPQVAWQTYGEPSDGKAVVLLHDLSHSHRALGPEEDSAYQPSGWARALVGAGLALDPESMPVVVPGLLGSPFGTTSPASVDPATGERWGLNLPPLTVLDMARGVSASLRALGLTRVRALVGVGLGGKVALRLAALFPELAGGVVTLGTARALPEGVREKLGMAWQLLRADPDFREGLYGPDAMPHKTMRRLRLDFQKLLYGREHLAARWPDAEAARRALEAEADAFADVFDPVSWAMLCSAYAGSDVADCFSQIRARVLLVAGATDALAPVNRVRDTYHLLSAAGVSARFLELPGPGDHGALLDDAERLHVPLSDFLRRC, encoded by the coding sequence GTGATCCAGGCCACCGGCACCCACCTGTTCTCCGTGCCGCTTCCCTTGGAGGAGGGGGAGCTGCTGGGCAATCCCCAGGTGGCCTGGCAGACCTACGGGGAACCGTCCGACGGCAAAGCGGTGGTGTTGCTGCACGACCTGTCCCACTCGCACCGGGCGTTGGGGCCGGAGGAGGACAGCGCCTACCAGCCTTCCGGGTGGGCAAGGGCCCTGGTGGGCGCGGGCCTGGCCCTGGACCCGGAGAGCATGCCGGTGGTGGTGCCGGGGCTCTTGGGCAGTCCCTTCGGGACCACGTCGCCTGCCTCGGTGGACCCGGCGACGGGTGAGCGCTGGGGCCTCAACCTTCCGCCCCTCACCGTGCTGGACATGGCGCGCGGGGTGTCCGCGTCGCTGCGCGCGCTGGGACTCACCCGGGTGCGCGCGCTGGTGGGCGTGGGACTGGGCGGCAAGGTGGCGCTGCGGCTGGCCGCGCTCTTCCCGGAGCTGGCGGGCGGCGTGGTGACGCTGGGCACGGCGCGCGCGCTGCCGGAGGGCGTGCGCGAGAAGCTGGGCATGGCGTGGCAGCTGCTGCGCGCGGACCCGGACTTCCGTGAGGGCCTCTACGGGCCTGACGCCATGCCGCACAAGACGATGCGCCGGCTGCGCCTGGACTTCCAGAAGCTGCTGTACGGGCGCGAGCACCTGGCCGCGCGCTGGCCGGACGCCGAGGCGGCACGGAGGGCGCTGGAGGCGGAGGCGGACGCCTTCGCCGACGTGTTCGACCCGGTGTCCTGGGCGATGCTGTGCTCGGCCTACGCGGGCAGCGACGTGGCGGACTGCTTCTCGCAGATTCGCGCGCGGGTGCTGCTGGTGGCCGGGGCCACGGACGCGCTGGCGCCGGTGAACCGGGTGCGGGACACGTACCACCTGCTGAGCGCGGCGGGCGTGAGCGCCCGCTTCCTGGAGCTGCCGGGACCGGGGGACCACGGCGCGCTGCTGGACGACGCGGAGCGGCTGCACGTGCCGCTCAGCGACTTCCTGCGGCGCTGCTGA
- a CDS encoding outer membrane protein assembly factor BamB family protein: MTRIRIGQRWKREPAASPLDSIALELDGVDLLSGAVEESLAEVVPSLVRSVAAIYGGRRRLAQVSLPEAHLELVLRRVGPEVELLVASLARPARLLRPPVRVDVEELAEAVREGGERFLADVTRVGPRGLSSSVAQALGEPLKALRRPGRPPEETPGPASLKRVEPPEVPGFGFELRDAGAASGRAGERGTAGTLAPLLAAGEVWLSLPGRPEAWRVPGPPFLSVLELSRQAVELARAVELGEERFELAPAGARPALVLDLKAGKAKPGRTGTPFPLEGKTLAGALFHLGEALAAAFAEADRAQVGNPYLVELAERCREGLSHLRGAVQPPEAEGAARERKARAGRGTSKPLKVPGRLRRLRFDKLWEKRGLADAEEARLLLGRHGPVYCAPQLASAFSRKDGALLWKRAAALGVAASADGHAVAADMTRVYGFTGRGAGARWLHDHDGIPLGPLLLRKDGLLLTLSEDRTVVAFAEATGREVWRLAPPRTQRSWLSTQGHRALVGTDSGYLYGLDLGDGQVRYRMRAPMPFHCAPVPWGRRFLAMLGRGSHWAVLLADAHTGESVWTHEPDLTHPSLPLPVGNRVFLAGEREREGTLLCLDSKGRRVWERPLNLGPGPYALAPLPRAVVVTSASGAAARVSASGTVDWRVGAAGEPLIGALPARTARGVTLVPGERVRAVDPRGGQVLAEVRVGVGLVALQADVRLNLYFLDDAGTLSAYRLASHFTVVE; this comes from the coding sequence ATGACTCGCATACGCATCGGACAGCGTTGGAAACGCGAACCCGCGGCTTCCCCGCTCGATTCCATCGCACTGGAATTGGACGGGGTGGACCTTCTGTCCGGGGCCGTGGAGGAGTCTCTAGCAGAAGTGGTGCCCTCACTGGTGCGCTCAGTTGCTGCCATTTATGGCGGACGGCGGCGGCTTGCCCAGGTTTCGTTGCCGGAAGCACACCTGGAGCTGGTGCTGCGGCGGGTGGGCCCGGAGGTGGAGCTGCTGGTGGCCAGCCTCGCCCGCCCCGCCCGGCTGCTGCGGCCCCCGGTGCGCGTGGACGTGGAGGAGCTGGCCGAGGCGGTGCGCGAGGGCGGAGAGCGCTTCCTCGCGGACGTCACCCGGGTGGGCCCCAGGGGGCTGTCCAGCTCGGTCGCCCAGGCGCTGGGGGAGCCGCTCAAGGCGCTGCGCCGGCCCGGCCGACCTCCCGAGGAGACCCCCGGCCCGGCCTCCCTGAAGCGGGTGGAGCCGCCTGAAGTCCCCGGCTTCGGCTTCGAACTGCGAGACGCGGGCGCCGCCTCGGGCCGCGCGGGGGAGCGGGGCACGGCCGGGACGCTGGCGCCGCTGCTGGCCGCCGGGGAGGTGTGGCTGTCGCTGCCGGGCCGGCCCGAGGCCTGGCGCGTGCCGGGGCCGCCCTTCCTGTCGGTGCTGGAGCTGTCGCGGCAGGCGGTGGAGCTGGCCCGCGCGGTGGAGCTGGGCGAGGAGCGCTTCGAGCTGGCCCCCGCGGGCGCGCGGCCGGCGCTGGTGCTGGACCTCAAGGCGGGCAAGGCGAAGCCCGGGCGCACCGGCACGCCCTTCCCGCTGGAGGGAAAGACGCTGGCCGGCGCCCTCTTCCACCTGGGCGAGGCCCTGGCCGCGGCCTTCGCGGAGGCGGACCGGGCCCAGGTGGGCAACCCCTACCTGGTGGAGCTGGCGGAGCGCTGCCGCGAGGGCCTGTCGCACCTGCGCGGCGCGGTGCAGCCCCCCGAGGCCGAGGGCGCGGCCCGCGAGCGAAAGGCCCGCGCGGGCCGGGGCACCTCGAAGCCGCTGAAGGTGCCCGGGCGGCTGCGCCGGCTGCGCTTCGACAAGCTGTGGGAGAAGCGGGGGCTGGCGGACGCGGAGGAGGCGCGGCTGCTGCTGGGGCGGCACGGGCCGGTGTACTGCGCGCCGCAGCTCGCGTCGGCCTTCTCGCGCAAGGACGGCGCGCTCCTGTGGAAGCGCGCGGCGGCCCTGGGCGTGGCGGCGTCGGCGGACGGGCACGCGGTGGCGGCGGACATGACGCGTGTGTACGGCTTCACCGGCCGGGGTGCGGGCGCGCGCTGGCTGCACGACCACGACGGCATCCCCCTGGGCCCGCTGCTGCTGCGCAAGGACGGGCTCTTGCTCACCCTCTCCGAGGACCGCACCGTGGTGGCCTTCGCCGAGGCCACCGGCCGCGAGGTGTGGCGCCTGGCGCCGCCCCGCACGCAGCGCAGCTGGCTGTCCACCCAGGGCCACCGCGCGCTGGTGGGCACGGACTCGGGCTACCTCTATGGCCTGGACCTGGGGGACGGCCAGGTGCGCTACCGGATGCGCGCGCCCATGCCCTTCCACTGCGCGCCGGTGCCGTGGGGCCGGCGCTTCCTGGCCATGCTGGGGCGGGGCTCGCACTGGGCGGTGCTGCTCGCGGACGCGCACACCGGCGAGTCGGTGTGGACACACGAGCCCGACCTCACCCACCCCTCCCTGCCGCTGCCGGTGGGCAACCGCGTCTTCCTCGCCGGAGAGCGCGAGCGCGAAGGCACGTTGCTGTGCCTGGACTCGAAGGGGCGCCGCGTCTGGGAGCGCCCCCTGAACCTGGGGCCGGGGCCCTATGCGCTGGCGCCGCTGCCTCGCGCGGTGGTGGTGACGAGCGCCTCCGGGGCCGCCGCGCGCGTGTCCGCCTCGGGGACCGTCGACTGGCGCGTGGGGGCCGCGGGCGAGCCGCTCATCGGCGCGCTGCCGGCCCGCACCGCGCGGGGCGTGACGCTGGTGCCGGGGGAGCGGGTCCGGGCAGTGGACCCGCGCGGCGGGCAGGTGCTCGCGGAGGTCCGGGTGGGCGTGGGGCTCGTCGCGCTCCAGGCGGACGTGCGCCTCAACCTCTACTTCCTGGACGACGCCGGCACGCTGTCCGCGTACCGGCTCGCTTCACACTTCACCGTGGTGGAGTGA